CCTCTACTGGGATTACCGAACGCCTGAGCTGCTCTGGCTCCTACCTCAAGGAGGTAAGCCGGAGTATTTGGATCTCATCCAAGAGGGGATGCGATATATCTCGAACGCGAACATCGGAGGGGGATACATCCTTTTTAACCGGAGGATCGTTCTAATCACCGGGTGGAGAGGAAGGATAGACGAAACGGAACGCTTGAAGAGCATGATCGACCTTCAGATCGTCGGGGATAAGGCGTATCTGATAACCGAATCGGGCGAGCTGATGGTTCTGGAGATCCCTGAGAGGAGGATAACCTGCATGTTCAGCGAACCTGAGCTCGAATTCAAGGCTTTAGGCGTGAACGGGGACATGATCTACATCGCAGCCGTCAGGAGGAAGGTGAAACGGTGAGGAGAGTCGCCCTGCTCATCACAGCGTTCATGATCTCGATTCTTCTCCCCGGATGCGCTATGAAAGGGGTTTCCCTCTTCAGCAGTCCGCCTCCAAAATGGGCCTTCGCCGTGATGGATGTCTCCGATCCTCATAAGCCTCGACTTTTAACGACTGTCGAGATCAAGCGAAAACCGAGATATTTTAGCATCTGCGGCGAAAGGATAGCTATGACGGGTGACGGGGGAGTTCAGCTTTTCAGGATTGGAGCGGACGGAAGTGTCAGGGGCGTGGCGGAGTTCCCTCTAAGGCGCATATCCGGCAATGCGGTTCTGAACGGCGATTACCTCTTTGTCCCCGCTGAGAATGAACTCGTTGTGATCGGTCTGAAGGATTTGAAGGAAAAGGCGAGGATGAAGGTAGGGGATTCACCCATAGTTGATATGGATCTCTCCGGCGAGTATCTCTATCTGCTCGGCCGATCCGTTTTCCATATCCTCTTGGTCCGTAATCCTACCTCTCCGAAGCCGATCGCATCGCTTCCGATCACCACATGGACATCGCAGTTCGCGACCGCTTCAATTGAAAACGGAATCGATAGGGTAGAGCTCATGAAAGCGCTTAGAAATTCCGATTCCTTCCTCCCCTCGAATTGCCTCTACACCACCCTCTTACTAATGAGGGATCAGGTTTCGTACCGGGCGAGATGGGGTTGGAGGATAACCTTTTCGAAGGATTATTTCATCAGGTGGCACGGGGGTATCAGGAGGATCGAGCTGAAATCACCTGAGAGCGAGAGATGGGATCGCATAGACCTGGACGCCGCCTACACGAAATACCTGTATCTATCCGGCAGGAAAAAGCTAAAGGGAAGGGATATAGGTGAAGTGACGATGGCCTACGGGTATGGTGGAAAGGTGATGTTCTTCGCCCTGGACAAATGGGGTGAGACGGTCGATGTCATAAGAGCCCCTTTTAATTCGATAGCCGACATTGCCGTTTCAGGAGATACGGCCTATCTGTTAACAGAACCCAAGCTGTTGTTCATCCTCGACCTTTCAAGTGGTGATATGCTTTCCCTTCTGACTCTGCTGGACAAGTATAAGAGGATCGTAGCTACGAGGAGAAGTATCATCCTGTTTTGATCTCATGATCTGACCTTTCAATGGTGAGGATCACCTCTGTCCCCGCGTTCGGCTGGGAGATGATCTTCAGGGAACCTCCCAAAAGATGGGCCCTCTCCCTCATGCCCATAAGTCCGAGCTTCCCCGCCTCCAGAAACTCCGAATCCCCTTTGATCTCGAAACCCTTTCCGTTATCGCTGACCGTCACGGTTGTTCTCTCATCTCCAAACTCTATCCTGATCTCGGCCTTTGTAGCCTCAGAATGCTTCCAGACGTTACGCATGGCCTCCTGAACGACCCGGTATATCAGGAGCTCCTCCTCTGGTGAGAAACGCCACTCCGATCCCCTGACTTCCAATCCCACCTCTATATCCGATTGGTCCTGAACCTGTCTTGCCAACTCCTTCAGGGCAGGGAGTAGTCCGAAGTATTCCAGGGTGGGAGGGCGCAGATCCTGGACGAAGCGGCGTATTCTAATCAGGGATTCATCTATATCCCTCTGGACTCTCTCCAATGGTTTGAGCATCTCCTCCGGCATAT
This genomic interval from Candidatus Poribacteria bacterium contains the following:
- a CDS encoding PAS domain S-box protein, with the protein product MTGYDLNELIGKNISQFLTPQGLELEMEVERKLLSGEEVEQPYEQRVIKKDGRKAILMLTTSLLGDEKTPSFLHIARDITDEKRLRENLRLYANQISKAHEEERKRIARELHGDTIQIMVAISRRLDNLISEHSNMPEEMLKPLERVQRDIDESLIRIRRFVQDLRPPTLEYFGLLPALKELARQVQDQSDIEVGLEVRGSEWRFSPEEELLIYRVVQEAMRNVWKHSEATKAEIRIEFGDERTTVTVSDNGKGFEIKGDSEFLEAGKLGLMGMRERAHLLGGSLKIISQPNAGTEVILTIERSDHEIKTG